The proteins below are encoded in one region of Juglans microcarpa x Juglans regia isolate MS1-56 chromosome 4D, Jm3101_v1.0, whole genome shotgun sequence:
- the LOC121260984 gene encoding probable alpha,alpha-trehalose-phosphate synthase [UDP-forming] 11, with protein sequence MFSSSCMDLKNLVSVDDFWSLNQDPPKEMRVPKVISRYGPSMDDDDDGVVIPKRIIVANELPIRAVCDGDTGRWSFEYDADSLYLQLRDGFGDEVEVVYVGCLKAEIDVADQDDVAQELQDKFRCVPVFLPREIRSGFYHGFCKHYLWPLFHYMLPITSSQGTRFDRALWRAYCSANKMFADKVMEVLSPELEDYVWIHNYHLMLLPSFLRRRFHRIKLGFFLHSPFPSSEIYRTIPVHKEIIQALLNCDVIGFHTFDYARHFLSYCSRLLGLDYRSNRGYIGLEYCGRTVGVKILPAGIHMGQLQWALSQKETAEKFKELKKKFEGKFVILGADDMDMFKGINFKLSAMGQLLEEQEKYRGKVVFVQIKNPARSQGKDIRDVESEISAIAEEINLKYGGPDYEPIVLVNGPVTTQEKAAYYAIAECCVVTPVRDGMNLVPYKYTVCREGSPALDKALGNEEAVQPKKSVIIVSEFIGCSPSLSGAIRVNPWSIDDVSTAMYSAIEMEESEKQLRHEKHYKYISSHDVAYWAKSFDQDLVRASKWVDDVRLWTMGLGFGFKVAALNSNYRRLSVDYVVSAYRRTNSRLILLDYDGTMMPKTHVDKTPSSDVISVLNSLCSDPRNIVFVVSGRGRDSLSKWFSPCEKMGISAEHGYFTRWTKDASWETCSLIMDFDWKNIALPVMEHYTEATDGSFIEQKESAVVWHYEHADLHFGSWQAKELLDHLENVLAKEPVAVTRGQFIIEVKPQGVSKGKAVENIVSTMRKQGKLPDFVLCIGDDRSDEVMFETIADKVVSQSLPAIREVFACTVGLKPSKAKYFLDDTDEVIKLLQGLAAESSIQTNSDYLKESVGRNPSDD encoded by the exons ATGTTTTCGAGCTCTTGCATGGACCTGAAGAATTTGGTCTCAGTGGATGACTTTTGGTCATTGAATCAGGATCCTCCAAAGGAGATGCGGGTCCCCAAAGTTATATCTAGATACGGCCCATCCAtggacgacgacgacgacggcGTTGTAATCCCCAAACGAATCATCGTGGCGAACGAGTTGCCGATACGGGCTGTCTGCGACGGCGATACCGGCCGGTGGTCATTCGAGTACGATGCGGACAGTCTGTATCTGCAGCTCAGGGACGGGTTCGGTGATGAAGTGGAGGTCGTCTACGTGGGGTGCCTAAAGGCCGAGATCGACGTGGCTGACCAGGACGACGTCGCGCAGGAACTTCAGGACAAGTTCCGATGCGTCCCGGTTTTCTTACCGCGCGAGATTCGGAGCGGGTTCTACCACGGATTTTGCAAGCATTATCTTTGGCCTTTGTTTCACTACATGCTGCCGATAACGTCGAGCCAGGGCACGCGGTTCGATCGTGCCCTGTGGCGGGCCTACTGCAGCGCGAACAAGATGTTCGCAGACAAGGTGATGGAGGTGTTGAGCCCCGAGCTGGAAGATTACGTTTGGATCCACAACTATCACCTCATGTTACTGCCTAGTTTCTTGAGAAGAAGGTTTCACAGAATCAAGCTCGGTTTTTTCCTGCACAGCCCCTTCCCTTCGTCGGAGATATATAGAACTATACCGGTACATAAGGAAATTATCCAGGCTCTGTTGAATTGTGATGTGATTGGCTTTCACACGTTTGATTATGCTAGACACTTCTTGTCCTATTGTAGTAGGTTGTTGGGTCTTGATTATCGATCGAACCGGGGTTACATTGGCTTGGAATACTGTGGTAGAACCGTTGGTGTTAAGATTTTACCGGCTGGGATTCATATGGGTCAGCTTCAATGGGCTTTGTCCCAGAAGGAGACGGCCGAGAAGTTCAAGGAactgaagaaaaaatttgaaggaaaatttgtGATTTTGGGTGCGGATGATATGGATATGTTCAAGGGTATTAATTTTAAGCTTTCTGCGATGGGACAGCTTttagaagaacaagaaaagtaTAGGGGAAAAGTGGTTTTTGTTCAGATTAAAAACCCTGCAAGGAGCCAGGGAAAGGATATTCGGGATGTCGAGAGTGAGATTAGTGCTATTGCAGAAGAAATTAATCTGAAGTATGGAGGACCCGATTACGAGCCAATTGTGCTCGTCAATGGCCCGGTTACGACCCAAGAAAAGGCCGCTTACTACGCCATTGCAGAATGCTGCGTGGTGACTCCTGTGAGAGATGGCATGAATTTGGTTCCTTACAAGTACACTGTATGCAGGGAGGGCTCCCCTGCTCTGGACAAGGCACTGGGAAATGAGGAGGCTGTGCAGCCCAAGAAGAGCGTGATCATTGTGTCTGAGTTCATTGGATGCTCACCGTCTCTTAGTGGGGCGATCCGCGTCAATCCATGGAGTATCGATGATGTTTCTACTGCCATGTATTCGGCAATTGAAATGGAGGAATCAGAGAAACAATTGCGCCATGAGAAGCATTACAAGTATATTAGCTCTCATGATGTTGCCTATTGGGCTAAGAGTTTTGATCAAGACCTTGTGAGAGCTTCTAAATGGGTAGATGACGTGAGGCTTTGGACCATGGGGCTCGGTTTTGGATTCAAAGTTGCAGCTTTGAATAGTAATTACAGGCGGCTTTCAGTGGATTACGTTGTATCTGCTTATAGGAGAACAAATAGCAGATTGATCCTTTTGGACTATGATGGCACTATGATGCCGAAAACGCATGTGGACAAGACTCCTAGTAGCGATGTTATTTCAGTATTGAATTCGTTATGTAGTGATCCCAGAAACATAGTTTTCGTTGTgagtggaagaggaagagatagTTTAAGCAAGTGGTTTTCTCCATGTGAGAAAATGGGTATTTCAGCAGAGCATGGGTACTTTACTAG GTGGACTAAGGATGCTTCATGGGAGACTTGCTCCCTGATAATGGACTTTGATTGGAAAAACATCGCGTTACCTGTGATGGAACATTATACAGAGGCAACAGATGGGTCTTTCATAGAGCAGAAAGAAAGTGCAGTGGTGTGGCACTATGAACATGCTGACCTTCATTTTGGCTCATGGCAGGCTAAGGAGCTTCTCGACCACCTCGAGAATGTACTTGCTAAGGAGCCTGTTGCTGTTACAAGGGGCCAGTTCATAATCGAAGTGAAACCACAG GGTGTTAGCAAAGGGAAAGCTGTGGAAAACATTGTCTCGACTATGAGAAAGCAGGGGAAGTTGCCAGATTTTGTGCTGTGCATAGGTGACGACCGCTCAGATGAAGTTATGTTCGAGACTATAGCGGATAAGGTTGTCAGCCAATCCTTGCCAGCCATTAGAGAAGTCTTTGCCTGCACTGTTGGTCTGAAACCAAGCAAGGCAAAATACTTTCTTGATGATACTGATGAAGTCATCAAGTTGCTTCAAGGCCTTGCTGCAGAATCATCGATTCAAACAAATTCGGATTATCTCAAGGAATCCGTAGGAAGGAATCCCTCGGATGACTGA
- the LOC121260985 gene encoding LOW QUALITY PROTEIN: preprotein translocase subunit SCY1, chloroplastic (The sequence of the model RefSeq protein was modified relative to this genomic sequence to represent the inferred CDS: deleted 2 bases in 1 codon) codes for MLITVAEASSASSLCFRLSTVSSQPKASPRFKTSICRASYSLQRKPNSSKSWNLGLLSHSCGGSVFDPLGIDSDVSSGLNAVWDSFLCLFSQTFESTSSTKKEKPTSARGVAAIEDSSIDFGDFFKGPLPGKFLKLLGFLALSRLGIYIPLGGVNRDAFLGNLDQNSLLSTLDSFSGGGIGRIGICSLGIVPFINAQIVFQLLAQVYPKLQDLQKREGEAGRKKILQYTRYASVGFAIVQAIGQVLYLRPYVNDFSTQWVLTSVTLLTLGSVFTTYIGERISDLKLGNGTSLLIFTSIISYLPASFGRTVSQAFQDGNYVGLIAIVVSFFLLVLSIVYVQEAERKIPLNYASRYTGKSGGLQKSAYLPFKVNSSGVMPIIFSTSSLALPGTLARFTGLTGLKNAAVALNPGGSLYLPTNILLIAFFNYYYTFLQLDPDDVSEQLKRQGASVPLVRPGKSTAAFIKMVLSRISVLGSAFLAILAGGPALIEQTTHLTAFRGFAGTSVLILVGCATDTARKVQAEIISQKYKNIEFYDIER; via the exons ATGTTGATAACGGTCGCAGAagcttcttctgcttcttcccTTTGCTTCCGCCTCTCTACCGTCTCC TCTCAACCCAAGGCCTCTCCAAGATTCAAAACATCAATCTGCCGAGCCAGCTATTCTCTTCAGAGAAAACCCAACAGTTCCAAGTCATGGAACCTCGGTCTTCTTTCCCACAG CTGTGGGGGCTCTGTTTTTGATCCCTTGGGTATCGACTCAGATGTATCTTCTGGTCTAAATGCTGTCTGGGATAGTTTCTTATGTTTGTTTTCTCAAACATTTGAGAGTACCTCTAGTACAAAAAAGGAGAAACCTACCTCTGCTCGAGGAGTGGCAG CAATAGAGGACAGTTCCATTGATTTTGGGGACTTCTTCAAAGGGCCATTACCAGGAAAGTTTCTTAAGCTCTTGGGTTTTCTGGCCTTATCCCGGCTTGGAATATATATACCTCTTGGCGGGGTAAATAGGGACGCTTTTCTAGGAAATTTGGACCAGAACAGTTTATTAAGCACTTTGGACTCATTTTCTGGTGGTGGAATTGGTAGAATTGGAATATGCTCTCTTGGTATTGTTCCCTTCATCAATGCACAAATTGTGTTTCAGCTGCTTGCGCAAGTATATCCCAAGTTGCAAGATCTTcagaaaagagaaggagaagcgggaagaaagaaaattctTCAGTATACTCGATATGCTTCGGTTGGGTTTGCCATTGTACAG GCAATTGGTCAAGTACTCTATCTTCGCCCCTACGTCAATGACTTCAGTACACAATGGGTTCTTACTTCTGTTACCTTATTGACACTTGGCTCAGTATTCACAACATACATTGGAGAACGAATCTCAGACCTGAAACTTGGAAATGGAACATCTCTCTTGATATTCACAAGTATTATCTCCTACTTACCAGCATCTTTTGGTAGGACTGTTTCCCAGGCATTTCAGGATGGTAACTATGTTGGTCTCATTGCCATCGTTGTCTCCTTCTTTTTATTGGTCCTCAGTATCGTATACGTTCAG GAAGCTGAGAGAAAAATCCCACTTAACTATGCTTCAAGATATACCGGCAAAAGTGGAGGGCTTCAAAAATCTGCTTACCTGCCCTTTAAG GTGAATAGCTCTGGAGTGATGCCAATCATATTTTCTACATCATCATTAGCTCTTCCCGGTACTCTAGCCCGCTTTACTGGTTTAACTGGGCTGAAGAATGCTGCGGTGGCTTTAAATCCAGGGg GTTCTCTTTACCTCCCCACGAACATCCTTTTGATAGCTTTCTTCAACTACTATTATACTTTCCTGCAATTGGACCCTGATGATGTCAGTGAACAGTTAAAGCGTCAAGGTGCATCAGTTCCACTTGTTCGACCGGGTAAAAGTACAGCTGCATTTATTAAAATG GTTCTTAGTCGCATATCTGTTCTTGGTTCGGCCTTTTTGGCGATCTTGGCTGGTGGTCCTGCCTTGATTGAACAAACCACACACCTAACTGCATTTCGGGGATTTGCTGGCACCTCTGTTCTCATTCTTGTTGGCTGTGCAACAGACACTGCAAGAAAAGTTCAAGCTGAAATAATATCCCAGAAGTACAAGAACATAGAGTTTTATGACATTGAAAGGTAA